The proteins below are encoded in one region of Girardinichthys multiradiatus isolate DD_20200921_A chromosome 19, DD_fGirMul_XY1, whole genome shotgun sequence:
- the LOC124855237 gene encoding uncharacterized protein LOC124855237 isoform X1, whose product MKPQEAELVTEISKLQCMVTELKTGFTSALLELSQIQHGDSHLREELEENRRSCQKKAFRMEALVESLREELGVLRCQIVQLYNNKRGPEQEGKSSKLSKQRESDPAEPVGDQSVCKCSAPPSACLSRGKLLLHCFLHGLKAGLSEETDARHQVAMQLLHSEWEYVSSLNQLYDKYKTPPAHQMTVEPHQTYVKFVEQLLQRHVLFRNTLQERLSAEHWKSLVGDILVQLIGQNDTAFLDMYLGYTTTLASFLSLEFSRLNQQGKSHRMLMGQMEREEIKLLSLLLAPVARIHSYLSHIQNLLQWTGKEHPDCSLLLGSERALRSILSRCHAILEEDVRWEEDEGAGQSTPCDAAVAACSGNCCTRRQQIREESSSAAQRDVPLTNGVDGCHSMRLECWSCSPVRRKSFRRDQATLSQPAHNCGPACCSLLTPDATGWGENSDSGQGTFSHPTMKSTNDVETPHANPSLEGCETDPDDTSAFDYSSVTSCSPDGTLCRDMMMDTNSGEDDDDEEDSQVPVLLKPSYSRQQQEQHSTVETRGRTVCVRWQIPRFTPRPPLRSPAGPYVDGPTPCLISSFGKRLVSVRKGSPPPHLKSAFRPIWDDPSKQQIDSTPERDNRPGFIPVPAPVRHNVQAFNPSRKNLRPVLAQQQENHAPAAGGGLWDSEDSEGPCSTV is encoded by the exons ATGAAGCCTCAAGAGGCAGAGCTCGTCACTGAAATCTCAAAG TTACAATGCATGGTCACAGAACTAAAAACGGGCTTTACCAGTGCCCTGCTGGAGCTCAGTCAGATCCAGCACGGAGACTCGCACCTGcgggaggaactggaggagaacAGAAGGAGCTGCCAGAAGAAAGCTTTCCGAATGGAGGCTCTGGTCGAGTCGCTGAGG GAAGAACTTGGAGTGCTGAGGTGTCAAATTGTGCAGCTCTACAACAACAAACGTGGGCCTGAGCAGGAAGGGAAGAGCTCCAAACTGTCCAAACAAAGAGAAAG CGATCCAGCAGAGCCAGTCGGTGACCAGAGTGTTTGCAAGTGTTCGGCTCCTCCATCAGCCTGCCTGTCCAGAGGGAAACTGCTCCTTCACTGCTTTCTTCACGGTCTAAAAGCTGGACTAAGTGAAGAAACAG atgcCCGACATCAGGTGGCAATGCAGCTCCTGCACTCTGAGTGGGAATATGTCTCCAGCCTAAACCAGCTGTATGACAAGTACAAAACGCCACCAGCTCACCAGATGACTGTGGAGCCACA TCAGACGTATGTGAAGTTTGTGGAGCAGCTCCTGCAGCGACATGTGCTCTTCAGGAACACCCTGCAGGAGAGGTTATCTGCTGAACACTGGAAATCTTTGGTTGGAGACATCCTGGTGCAGCTTATTGGCCAAAATGAC ACAGCTTTTCTAGATATGTACCTCGGATACACGACAACCCTGGCATCATTCCTCTCACTTGAGTTCAGCAGGCTGAATCAGCAAGGGAAAAGTCACCGAATGCTG ATGGGCCAGATGGAGAGAGAGGAAATAAAACTGCTCTCTTTGCTGTTGGCTCCTGTTGCTCGCATCCACAGCTACCTGAGTCACATCCAG AACCTGTTGCAGTGGACTGGTAAGGAGCATCCTGACTGCAGCCTCTTGTTGGGGTCTGAGCGAGCTCTGAGGAGCATTTTGTCCCGTTGTCATGCAATCTTGGAGGAGGATGTTCGATGGGAGGAAGACGAAGGAGCTGGGCAAAG CACCCCTTGTGATGCTGCAGTCGCTGCATGCTCTGGAAACTGCTGCACAAGGAGACAGCAGATAAGAGAGGAGTCAAGCTCTGCTGCTCAGAG AGATGTTCCCCTCACCAACGGGGTGGATGGCTGTCACTCGATGCGCCTAGAGTGCTGGTCATGCAGCCCGGTGAGGAGGAAGAGCTTCAGAAGAGACCAGGCCACCCTGAGTCAGCCAGCCCACAACTGCGGTCCTGCGTGCTGCTCCCTACTCACTCCAGATGCCACAGGATGGGGAGAAAACAGCGACTCGGGTCAGGGCACCTTCAGTCACCCCACGATGAAATCCACCAACGATGTGGAGACACCTCATGCAAACCCCAGCCTCGAAGGCTGCGAGACGGACCCCGATGACACCTCCGCCTTTGATTACTCCTCCGTCACTTCCTGCAGCCCGGACGGCACCCTGTGCAGAGACATGATGATGGACACCAACAGTGgggaagatgatgatgatgaagaagaCAGCCAGGTGCCGGTGCTGCTGAAGCCCTCGTACAGCCGACAGCAGCAAGAGCAGCACTCCACAGTGGAAACCAGAGGGAGAACTGTGTGTGTGAGGTGGCAGATTCCCAGATTCACCCCTCGACCTCCTCTTAGGAGCCCTGCAGGCCCATATGTGGATGGACCAACGCCATGTCTCATCAGCTCCTTTGGAAAGAGATTGGTTAGCGTGAGAAAAGGGTCGCCTCCTCCACATCTGAAAAGTGCCTTCAGGCCCATCTGGGATGATCCATCTAAGCAG CAGATCGATTCAACTCCAGAAAGAGACAACAGACCTGGTTTCATACCAGTTCCAGCTCCAGTGAGGCACAACGTCCAAGCTTTCAATCCCAGCAGGAAAAACCTGAG ACCTGTGCTTGCTCAGCAGCAGGAAAACCATGCACCAGCTGCAGGCGGGGGACTATGGGACAGTGAGGACAGTGAGGGGCCTTGTAGCACAGTTTGA
- the LOC124855237 gene encoding uncharacterized protein LOC124855237 isoform X2: MKPQEAELVTEISKLQCMVTELKTGFTSALLELSQIQHGDSHLREELEENRRSCQKKAFRMEALVESLREELGVLRCQIVQLYNNKRGPEQEGKSSKLSKQRESDPAEPVGDQSVCKCSAPPSACLSRGKLLLHCFLHGLKAGLSEETDARHQVAMQLLHSEWEYVSSLNQLYDKYKTPPAHQMTVEPHQTYVKFVEQLLQRHVLFRNTLQERLSAEHWKSLVGDILVQLIGQNDTAFLDMYLGYTTTLASFLSLEFSRLNQQGKSHRMLMGQMEREEIKLLSLLLAPVARIHSYLSHIQNLLQWTGKEHPDCSLLLGSERALRSILSRCHAILEEDVRWEEDEGAGQSTPCDAAVAACSGNCCTRRQQIREESSSAAQRDVPLTNGVDGCHSMRLECWSCSPVRRKSFRRDQATLSQPAHNCGPACCSLLTPDATGWGENSDSGQGTFSHPTMKSTNDVETPHANPSLEGCETDPDDTSAFDYSSVTSCSPDGTLCRDMMMDTNSGEDDDDEEDSQVPVLLKPSYSRQQQEQHSTVETRGRTVCVRWQIPRFTPRPPLRSPAGPYVDGPTPCLISSFGKRLVSVRKGSPPPHLKSAFRPIWDDPSKQIDSTPERDNRPGFIPVPAPVRHNVQAFNPSRKNLRPVLAQQQENHAPAAGGGLWDSEDSEGPCSTV, translated from the exons ATGAAGCCTCAAGAGGCAGAGCTCGTCACTGAAATCTCAAAG TTACAATGCATGGTCACAGAACTAAAAACGGGCTTTACCAGTGCCCTGCTGGAGCTCAGTCAGATCCAGCACGGAGACTCGCACCTGcgggaggaactggaggagaacAGAAGGAGCTGCCAGAAGAAAGCTTTCCGAATGGAGGCTCTGGTCGAGTCGCTGAGG GAAGAACTTGGAGTGCTGAGGTGTCAAATTGTGCAGCTCTACAACAACAAACGTGGGCCTGAGCAGGAAGGGAAGAGCTCCAAACTGTCCAAACAAAGAGAAAG CGATCCAGCAGAGCCAGTCGGTGACCAGAGTGTTTGCAAGTGTTCGGCTCCTCCATCAGCCTGCCTGTCCAGAGGGAAACTGCTCCTTCACTGCTTTCTTCACGGTCTAAAAGCTGGACTAAGTGAAGAAACAG atgcCCGACATCAGGTGGCAATGCAGCTCCTGCACTCTGAGTGGGAATATGTCTCCAGCCTAAACCAGCTGTATGACAAGTACAAAACGCCACCAGCTCACCAGATGACTGTGGAGCCACA TCAGACGTATGTGAAGTTTGTGGAGCAGCTCCTGCAGCGACATGTGCTCTTCAGGAACACCCTGCAGGAGAGGTTATCTGCTGAACACTGGAAATCTTTGGTTGGAGACATCCTGGTGCAGCTTATTGGCCAAAATGAC ACAGCTTTTCTAGATATGTACCTCGGATACACGACAACCCTGGCATCATTCCTCTCACTTGAGTTCAGCAGGCTGAATCAGCAAGGGAAAAGTCACCGAATGCTG ATGGGCCAGATGGAGAGAGAGGAAATAAAACTGCTCTCTTTGCTGTTGGCTCCTGTTGCTCGCATCCACAGCTACCTGAGTCACATCCAG AACCTGTTGCAGTGGACTGGTAAGGAGCATCCTGACTGCAGCCTCTTGTTGGGGTCTGAGCGAGCTCTGAGGAGCATTTTGTCCCGTTGTCATGCAATCTTGGAGGAGGATGTTCGATGGGAGGAAGACGAAGGAGCTGGGCAAAG CACCCCTTGTGATGCTGCAGTCGCTGCATGCTCTGGAAACTGCTGCACAAGGAGACAGCAGATAAGAGAGGAGTCAAGCTCTGCTGCTCAGAG AGATGTTCCCCTCACCAACGGGGTGGATGGCTGTCACTCGATGCGCCTAGAGTGCTGGTCATGCAGCCCGGTGAGGAGGAAGAGCTTCAGAAGAGACCAGGCCACCCTGAGTCAGCCAGCCCACAACTGCGGTCCTGCGTGCTGCTCCCTACTCACTCCAGATGCCACAGGATGGGGAGAAAACAGCGACTCGGGTCAGGGCACCTTCAGTCACCCCACGATGAAATCCACCAACGATGTGGAGACACCTCATGCAAACCCCAGCCTCGAAGGCTGCGAGACGGACCCCGATGACACCTCCGCCTTTGATTACTCCTCCGTCACTTCCTGCAGCCCGGACGGCACCCTGTGCAGAGACATGATGATGGACACCAACAGTGgggaagatgatgatgatgaagaagaCAGCCAGGTGCCGGTGCTGCTGAAGCCCTCGTACAGCCGACAGCAGCAAGAGCAGCACTCCACAGTGGAAACCAGAGGGAGAACTGTGTGTGTGAGGTGGCAGATTCCCAGATTCACCCCTCGACCTCCTCTTAGGAGCCCTGCAGGCCCATATGTGGATGGACCAACGCCATGTCTCATCAGCTCCTTTGGAAAGAGATTGGTTAGCGTGAGAAAAGGGTCGCCTCCTCCACATCTGAAAAGTGCCTTCAGGCCCATCTGGGATGATCCATCTAAGCAG ATCGATTCAACTCCAGAAAGAGACAACAGACCTGGTTTCATACCAGTTCCAGCTCCAGTGAGGCACAACGTCCAAGCTTTCAATCCCAGCAGGAAAAACCTGAG ACCTGTGCTTGCTCAGCAGCAGGAAAACCATGCACCAGCTGCAGGCGGGGGACTATGGGACAGTGAGGACAGTGAGGGGCCTTGTAGCACAGTTTGA